The nucleotide sequence ACAAATTGCTAACGAAAACTAAATTAAACCGATTTACTAATGCTATGGTAGAATCACCTAACATAGCGTGTATAATgacttataaaattattttaaaaaattagaaaagcgGGATAACAAAGAATTTCTCTACTGCTATGGTAGAAGACTATACCATATCATATGAATTTTGCGCTATCGTATGTGTGGTACCTACAATAACATTGGCCTAACATAGCGTTTGTGAAAAAACTATGAATTACGTATTATAGCATTTCTCTAATGCTgtcaatgtacatatttgttgcaGTGTACACGAGGCATGTGACGGTTGACACGAggcatgtgtcggtcgatgcagttccCAACTGACAACTATTATGTGTGCTTAGTGGTTTGGATGATTATGATCTAtttgtgattattttttgtGCTTGGAgttcttattgcttgtgtgtatagcccagtagatgggaggattgcctcactaagtatctCTGGTAATACTTgcgcctctcttttgtgttgtggcgtAGGTAAAAGCAAAGTATGATCATGGAATCAGGacagtgaagatgatgatgttctagaggcttcaTTGATTGCGGTCTatctgttgttaggttgctagagttgagtcgttagaacattgtaggatacTGGTGATTGCTCTTGACTTTGTTGGTTTTGAATTATTTACCATTGCAATTCTTTATTAGattattggtattgtttatgttattcgttgttgttgattgttgttaggttgttagtgggtatgagaccactagagatttataataaaaaaaaaataggatggGTTGTTTCAAAAACccaccaacaaaaacaaagaacctCCATAAACCTCAAAAACACTCACTCGGACTTTTCTATCTGGAACGTGACAAGGGCAGTTAAAGACTGAGGAAAATCGAGTTTTCCTAATAAACTCGAGTCTTATGACTTttctaaaccaaccacgcaaaccagAAAATTAAATCGAACCGGTTAACCCGACCTCATAAGGTGGTCAATCAACACCACCAccagtgtcgattgacacccttATCGAAATTCCCAAAAATCAGTTCACGGGTGTTACAGTTTTTTGCGTTTGAATTTGATGCTTTCTTTAAgctgagatttgatataatcatataatctATGTAAGCTTTGTGCCATTCCGATCTGGTACCAtttgagaggagaagagatgTTTCCCGATCGATGAACTTCACGTTTTGTCCGATTTCGAGTAaactttgtttaaaattttatctagTTAAgttactgtttttttcttcaatatttgCATGTGTGTGCGTgcgtttgaagaagaagagtgtatGGGTATAAAAACGAAAAGTGAAGATGATAAGTTGCGAAGAAGTCGCAATTTTGAGACTACCTTGCAACTCcactttatgaaaaaaaaaaaaaaagagtttttttactCGTCTTTGCTTATATGAGACTATTTGCCGACTGTGTATATGTCCGTCGTAAATGTGTGACGATTTTTGCATTTGTAAGGACTGTAATCGTTAATAAGTCACAAAGTAGTAACAAAAGTGTCGCAAATATTTATGACAAAAAAAGAGTCACACAAGGTAAAActctgaaaaatataattaattgtttttatgtattcaaTGCATTTGGTTTTAGTCTCTCGTATAAGCCTAAAATTTTCCCTAAATTCTAAACATCACTAAAAACAATATTGTTCTTCATAACATATAACACCATATAGGGACATAATTTTacaagtgatttttttttttaattaatgaataacATCAAGATAATTGGAAAACAAAACGATtccatattccttttttttcccTACATTACATAACAATACACCaaatcatcatattttttttctttacttcatTTACTTCACATACAAGAAAAAGAACTGATCGGTTGCGAAATCACCTTATCGTCCTTTGGGATTTACAATCTGAGAGAATATTCCACTGTTTTCTTCGGACGACAAGTCATCAGCGACGTCATTTTCTTCGATGTCAATGTTCACCGCcacacctcctcctcctcgaccTAAATCCTCGGAACCACCGCCATGGCTCGGCGTTCGGTGACGTGGTCCATCAGCAGTTTCTTGTAATTGAAGCGCGAATTCAAGATTCCATAAAACATCTCCCATCGTTGGCCGATCTAATCCACTATCAGATAAACACTTCTCAGCCGTATCTGCAAATTTCTTCAAACATTCTGGATTAATCTTTCCTTTAAGATTAGGATCAATGATGTCTTCTAAAGTCCCTTTACGTTTACAATTCATCGCCCAATCTCCAAGACTAACTTGTTCCTTAGGTAAACTAGGGTTTAACGCTGGCCTTGCGCACAAGACCTCAAATAGAACAACTCCAAATGAGTAAACATCTGATTTCTCAGTTAGCTGTTGTCTTCTAAAATACTCTGGATCTAAATACCCGAAACTTCCTTTGACGACGGTTGTTACATGACCACCGTTCATGTTTGGTCCGGTTTTGGACAATCCAAAGTCTGAAACTTTAGCAACCCAATTCTCATCTACCAAGATGTTAGTTGTTTTCACATCACGGTGTATGATAGTGTACTTTGCTCCTGTGTGTAGGTAATGTAATCCTCTTGCAGCTCCAATGGCGATTTCAAGTCTTCGTTTCCAAGTCAACTGAGGTCTCTTTGTATTGTAAAGATGTTCTCTAAGTGTTCCAAGAGACATGTAATCGTATATTAGACACATTTCTCCACCGTCATCACAATATCCAATTAAAGAGACCAAGTGTTTGTGTCTCAGTCTTGAGAGAAGTTCAATTTCCGTCTCGAATTCGTTAAGCCCTTGTTCTGAATTCGGgtttgatttcttgattgctaCTTTTGTCCCTCCATCTATAACTCCTTTATAAACTTTACCAAACCCTCCTACTCCAATCACGTTTGACTCATCGAAGTTTTGAGTTCCATGTTTGATTTCAGACAATGAGAACCTTCGGCATAAACCGGCTGCGAGATTCGATAGATGGCTTCCGTTGTTGCTCTTACCAGATATAGTAGATTTTGTTCCCGATGTGTGGGAGTTTCCATATATAGGAAGCCAGCTCGATGTGTGAGATTCGCTTCCCGGGAATTTTCGTTTCCTTTGGTACATTGTGAAACATAATGCGCAAAGTAAAACCGCTGCTACTCCTCCAGCAGAACCAACGACAAAAGCTTTGATTCTTTTGTCGCcttgaaattcttttttaaCATCTTCGTTAGCTTGCATAGGTGATGGCTTCGGGTTTGGCCCGGCAAGATTCTTCATTGTGTCCATCTTGAAAATCTCGAGGCCGTTAAGCTGTGAATCGTAATATTCCGGTTTACCAAATGTCGATGGTGTCATTTGAAGCGAAATCTCttcccctcctcctcctccattatTGGCATCAACATAGATCGCATAATCTTTGTAAGTCGGGATACCTTTCCCTCCTGACCATGCGATTATATCTGCAGCGTTTGTATCCGCCTGCgcggttttgttgttgatgtaaaTGTTGAAAACTTTCTGGTTGATTTTAGAAAGCTGGAACTCGCAGAAATGGAGCCTCatgatatatgtgaagttaGTGTCGATTTGAAACATCCACGTGAGATTCGATTTCATGTTTATATCTCCATTTGGTCCTTGTGATCGAGCTGTTTTGTAGACATCAGCTGGCGCGGTAGAAACCGGCATTTTCTGATAGTCGATCCTGAAATTGTTGCTTGCTTGATTGGTAACACCGAGACCTGCGCTGAATATGTAAGGCGCGTCGTTGTACCAAGTTCTGGTTAACCCGCCAGAGTCTTGGCTTCCGGGAATATCCTGACCACCGACATTGAGCCTAAACATTGTTTGAAGATTTGCGCTCTTAGTATCTGATGTCTGGTCTGAGAACCCAACAAGAGCAGCTGAATCAAACAGTTCTGGCATCTGAACAACCTCGATACCGTTTATGAACGCAAACGCTTTTGGGTGTTTATCCGAGGGAGTAAATGTGATGCTCAAAACATCTTTTTGGGATGGTGCAAGAGAATATTCTTTCACAAGGTAAGCTTGTGTTAAGGCTTGACATGTGATAGCTGCACTAAAGTTGCTGAGAAGGCTAACATCGTTAGCTACCACGGAGAAATAAGAGTCGGCAATGTTGAGTCCTGTGTATGTCGATGGGTAGAAATGTAAGCGGAGCAAATGTCTTTTGTCTCCTTTAACAGGGATCTCATAAGTTGCGGGAGCTGTGAAGATTCTTGCTGTCATGTATGGAACCGTCGAGAGAAGTGAAGGATCTTGATACGTAGCTTGTGCATGGACTGTGTTTGGCGTTTTCAAGAATTTCGTGTCGGGTTCCCATTTTTTCTTGTCTTGATCATCAGCTGGTTGTGAAGCTCCGCAGCTCAACGAGAAATCTTGACCATTAGATTGTGATGGAGAAACTAGAAGAAcatagaagaaacagaggaaagaacATAGAATCCGGGTTTTCTCGTTCATGGCTGAAACACATAaaaagcgttttttttttttttagaattctATGTCTTACGTACGTACATGAAAcgattgataaaaaaacaaagtttacttTTCTATGTATGCATTACCTCAAGCACCAGCAGAGAAAACTGGAGGCTTGTTTTTTCTCCTATCTTCAACCTAACGATGTTTGATCGAAGCCATGGAAACAGAAGCAGAAGCCCccagcaaaacaaaaactgctCATTTTTCGGGTTGGGTCGGAAAGAGAAACATAAAGTAGTTGGAGAATCTATGGAGGAGAGGATTAACCGAACAAAGCTATGTTTAGTAATTGGTTACAAGAGATTCGTATATACTCTTGAGGTTTTTAACTCGTAATTAATATgcatgattttaattatttttctggtCATAAGCTTTTCTGAAAAAACTTTATGTTTACTTCAAATATAGaaacttataaattatgttGTTTCAAACATCTTAGTAGAATCCTGTAATTTTGATATGATCCTTAAAATAGGAAAATCAACAAGATTTTGATATAGTAGACTTCCGAAATTTGACTTGATCATCtttaaaaataggaaaattaacaaaattggTCGTCAATGTATATTCTTCCACAGTAGGATAATTACGAAACTCGATTTGTTTTAGAGGGTGAAGAAtctaaacaaagaaaggtcGCTAATTATATCAGATGAGTCTTTGTATCAAATTTAAACAATGGAGGAAAATAGCTAGACCATCCATTGGATAAATCAATGGTGAGAACTAATTTTACCAAATCTCCATTAAAAGCTTCTTTGAGTCTCTTTTGTAAGAGTTTATGTGGTCGGGTAGTCAAAAAGTTTTAGGTAAAAAGGGTATACATAAGATTTTCTGATCAACCCGACCCGTCGTAGAAGCTTCTTCGTTGGCCGCGTAAATTGGTGTTGCGCGCGGCCATCAGATGAAGAACATACATTTAGACCCAGAAGCAAAGCCAAAGCTTTGATATCCTCAGAAAGAAAAGAGGTCAAGAAAATCATCAACGAAAAGCCCTTATTTGCCCAGTATATCTCCCAATTATAGGCTTTAAATCTCTGCCTTGCATTACAAGCCACCTTTTCAAagtgattaattaaaaaaatggtgaGGAGAAGAGAAGGCCTTACCTTACCAATCTCGTCTTCAACGCCATCGCTTCCTGAACCTGATATTAGAACAGTGGCGCCACATAAACCGAAACAACGGTTATCTAAGCAACTATCAATGCGTGAGACACCACGAGATGTTGCTTGGGAAAAAAGGCGTCGTCAAATGTTAAAGATTCAGGAGAAAAAGCAAAAAGGCGTCTCTGAAAACGATAACGATCCATCGGATCTAACTGATGAAGATTTAAGGGAGCTCAAAGGGTCGATCGAGTTAGGATTCGGTTTCAATGAAGAAGCCGGACAGAAGCTGTGCAACACATTACCAGCATTAGATCTATACTTTGCTGTGAATAGGCAACTTTCACCTCTCCCTTCACCTAGTAGCAGTCGCAGCAGCAATGGAGGAGATGGCTCGTTGTCTTCTGCTTCCTCAAGCAGCATACCTTGTAGCCCAAAAACCGACTCGGATTCATTAAAGATCCTATGCCCGGGTAAACAAAAGTTCCAAGGTTTCTTCTTATAAATGCTGGTTTGAATTTGTATGgtccatatatataaatacgcAGTGACTAACCATTGTGAATGTGAGTTGTGCAGGGGACAACCCTCAACAGGTGAAGCAAAGATTACGACATTGGGCACAAGCTGTTGCATGTTCTTTGATGCAATCTCACTGATGAGTGTAGATGTTGCGACTTTACGTTTCAACGTAAAccacttattttttgtttacttttgtggGTGAAATAGGACAGAGAAAGAATCCTACTACGAGGATCTATCTGAACAAAAAATGATAGCAAagttttgggagaaaaaaatagagagagtaaGAGATTATGGTTCTCTCTACATACTTGTGCAAAGCGAACAAGATGAAAAGATGATGTAGCCCTTTCTTATTCCTTTACTGGATTATTAACTTATAATATAGagtgaattactcaaatgttactcattttaggtaatattaccagaatctacaaaaaacttttttattactagaatgtttcgggtattttcaaaatacccagcgtgcccctgttttatgttaccggaaaaaacgttattacaaaaatgccattgccacgtcagacgccacgtcagaaatcgctgacgtgtaccataactcagccgtaacgcgatacagagtatgttgcggctgaattataggtatgttgcggctgagttactcaaaaaaacatttgagtaagagcggacggctgacttatgaaaatctggctgagttacgcttataagtcagccaagagttatggctgacttattaaatttggctgagttatgcgcataactcagctgtagtaatggctgagttttcacctgatggttgagttgtcaagattttggctgagttatcgctaCGAcacggttgagttgtcaaaattttgactgagttatcacaacgacacggctgagttgccattttccgactggctgagttatgaaaaatggctgacttatgagatgtagttacggctgagttatggtaaaaaaactataactcagccgtaataggctgacttatcgacaagtcagccgtttgacggctgacttattggcaaaagattaattactagaatgtttttcagttacggctgacttatcaaacgatacggctgagttacatattttcagttcatgaagcggctgagtttggcagcaattttttttgctttttaattactgtaatgtttttcgtgttgtggctgagttttagttaggctgagttatggtattgtTTCATGGCTGATTTGCCACGTCGGATgcagcatccatgtcagcattccatgtcatcatcttttttctccAGAAATACGAATCGTCGTTCGACTctggttcttcaactggttaataagtgaactatttaccttcttattcaccttgttcttctacttcttcttcactttcttcttcacaccttgttcttctacttttgttcttctccaccttgttcttcattatatttcatggatccagtgccggtactagttgtgtccggtaattggataaagacacagagatatgtatttaactccGACGagagagggtgtatagttgtgcagatagatggaggcacaacataCGACAAGCTTgttaagcttgttcttgaagactacggattggactcGTTTAgacatgagctaaagctgagctacatgttctcgaacagggcaatgaaacatatggcgcatgatactccaccagtttttgtctccaatgatcgacagttgcaatgttttttgggtctatggaaaaccgatcagctacgtctctgtgtagagttttcggcgaaagagtctacagaaactagtggagctagaggaagtatgattcggcGAAGCAGAGACTCGAAAGCAGAATCTACCCCCGAAGTGtgcggtgggggatttgaaggcacttgttttgattatggtaagattgttgacaaagaaaacgaagaagaagctgttgaagtagcatctgacgaagaagaagacgatgaattttcaacccgatttgatgttttcgaggactccgatggtgagtcatctgatgacgaGAAGTTTTCTGTATTGGGCGAGCCTCAGAGTACAGTGGAAGACCCACCTACTCCGCctcctcagaagaaagctcatagagatgataactttgccggatcgaagatgaatccggaggctattaggttggaggtgtcaacgctaaaaattgctgtaggacaacgatacagtagcaaaaagcagttcaggaatcacgtgaaacttatttcggttagggatggatttgattttaatgtaccagtctcaaatccgagacaagtggtttttaggtgttgggttaaaggatgtatttggagagttcgtgcatctgtacaaggggatgacccggattttcatgttcgtgtatacgattcggaacacacatgttctgtgacggAACGTTCTACTAGATGCCGTCAATCAACAGCTGATGTACTGGCAGGTctttacagggactatcttggtgatcttggtccggatgttaaacctaaaagtgtcggagtcattttcaataagcaatttagtctaaaggtaattactatgtttcgactgacttattgataataatggttgagttataggtatgtataggctgagttaattattgataacaatggctgagttataggtatgtataggctgaattatttacattttacggctcatttattgattatttaaggctgacttattcgaatgtatcggctgagttatttatatattatggctgatttattaatttgttggtgtcgacagatgggttattggaaggcatatcgaacgctgctgaatgcaaggcagatccatcagggaactcctgaggaaagttttagcgagttgccttcttacatattcaagttaaaaagggaaaatccgggtacagtcacgcgtcttcaaataggtgatgaagatagattcaaatatgtttttattgcttttggtgcgagtattgctgggtttgctttcatgcgcaaagttgttgttgtcgacggaacgtttctccatggtagttacaaagggacacttctaacagccctagctcaggatggtaactttcaaattttcccattagctttcgctgttgttgacactgaaaatgatgagtcttggcgttggttctttacacaactcaaagttgccattccagacgaaaaggatcttgcggtaatctccgacagacatcagtcaatagggaaagcgattcgtcaagtgtatccgttggcttcacgtggaatttgcacttaccatttgtataagaacatcttggtgaagttcaaaggaaaacatttgttccctctggtgaaaaaagcggcaaagtgttttaggctaactgattttaatgaggctttcaatgagattgaagcacgtcatcccgaactacatggatacctccaacgagctggtgtccgaatgtgggcgcgtgttcatttcccgggtgaaaggtacaatttaatgacaacgaatattgcagaatcaatgaaccatgcactgtcaaatgctagaagtcttcccatagttcaacttctagaatcgatacgggatatgatgaccagatggttttttgaacggagagaggatgcgaAATTGCAGCAAACAACGCTCACTCAAGGTGTTGAGAAACTATTACAGGTAATtttacataagtcagtcgtcaatgttgataactcagccgtaacagtTACCATATCTCTGCCGTAATTGTTTccttatctcagccattaccattatagtttccataactcagccattgttgtttgaataactcagccataattgctttcataactcagcctaaaacgttttggttttttgttctactcccttataggaccgtgtcaccggagcaagacttatggaggtacaaacgattgatgctgtacgtgttcaagtgaaatatggatcatctttgcatgttgtaaatttagaaataaaaagttgcacatgccgtcgtttcgaccacgagaaaataccatgcatccatgcaatcgcagctgcagagcatatggatgtgtctcgtatatccatgtgcgatacgaaatttaggagtgtcgatttggttaacggatgggctggttcaatcatgcctccagatgaatcattccctgctcctgaaattgtggataatcagaagtgcttgcctccgattgttgtgaaccagccaggaagaccaaagaagcgtaggattaaatcatctttggaagttgccactgaaaataaacgccctaggaagcaacacgcatgttcgcgatgtaagcaagttgggcacaatgcgaaaacttgtgctctatagtttatattgtgttattactcatctgtcaaagtattattactttattttgtggtattACTCATCTGTCAAGTAGTATAACTCTGCCATAacacactataactcagccataacacactataactcagccatcacatgaatcgacgataTATTTCGTCCTGTATCATGATAACTCAGTCgtaataaactataactcagccatataatcagtcgtataaatcagtcgtttgattgtttctttgataactcagtcatgacatgaatcgactatatatttcgttttcccgtaaaagctataactcagccgtaaattttataactcagccatgacatTAAACTTCACTAAAATCGTTTTGATTAGTTTCCATTACACTtcatccaaacaacaacaaaaaatatatataataacaacgcCTAAACGAGAGATCTCTGGTCGGGGGAGCCCGATCGAAAAGTTTCGCCACCAACCCTCTAGCGTTCTGGACGGTCCTGCAATCGCAGAACGGGAGCTGGGCCAGATATGTCAGTCTCCAATGGTTCCTCCACTGCGAGTTCGTTCACCGCAATTCGACAGAAATCTCGTACCCGTTGTAAGGCCTCTAGCCTTTCGATTGGCAATCCGGAGCCTCTGGACATCATGTCCTCTATAAAGGCACATGGGCCTTCAAGAAGATGGCGCTCGCGGAAGGCTTCACCCGACGACTCCAGGAAATTGACGTATCGGATTAACCTAGTCAAGCAAGCTCGATAGGCCCAGACATCCGTCACGAACGGGAAGGCGGTTTCCCTCAGGGGTTCGCGATCGCCTTTCGGGAGATCGGGTACATCCATCTGATCGACCAGTTCTTTGCACGCCTTGTGCTCATCAAGTAGACGGACCATTCGCCAGTGTGCCAAGAAGTAACCTTCGACGATAAGGTCTTCCAGGACTAGAATGGTTCCCTCTAAACGGTAAAAACGATGGAGCTGGTCAAGTTTCAGCCGAAGCGCCCGAATATACGCGCCCATCCTCTTTCGCCGAGCTCGGTACTCTCGGAGTTCTAGCTGAAGGGGAGACACACCGGGGTCGACAGTATTTGAGTTTGGAGCGACCTCACGAGATCGGGACGTCTCTCCTACCTCCTGTGGAATGGGATTTTCCGGCTCCCGATTGCCGGATGCGGCGGCTATCCTTTCCCGGGCCTGTCTCAGCAATGCGGATCGAGTTCTTGCTGGCATCCTTCTATTTCTTACGCTGGTGGAAGTTCGAATGATTTATTCCCCAAACCTTCATCCCTATTTATATAGAGTCATGGGATGTAACCGCCGCTGAGTCCACCAATCAGACTGCAGCGAAAATTCCGCTGTGTCCCGAGAATAACTATAAAAGACCGTGCAACACATTTAATGAAACGcgtctttcgttttcccgtaaagctataactcagccgttaagcaatattttggcaagttaacctaataattacaaaaacatttcttttgataactcagccatatagatcagtcgtttgttttcatattgtctttttcgataactcagtcataactcactataactcaaccatgacatgaatcgactatatctttcgttttcccgtaaagctataactcagccgttaagcaatattttggcaagttaacctaataatagacgcgacctttcttttgataactcagccatatagattgttcattttgatatttcatccgttattcactataactcagccgtcacatgaatcgacgtgacctttcgtgttcccgtaaaactataactcagccaatacatgagagtagatactaaaatgtggaagcatgaaaggtggatacatagaattagccgaagaaaaaaagggacgtttaatacatgaaaaagatggGAAACTATACGAATAAatggaaaacaattattttaaaataaacagaaattagaGTCACGAATTGATAaggtaaaactaaaaatcactgctggaaaccctaaaggatctccgagactttgagggacaaccacaGAAGGTAACAGTTTTCGCACATGATTTCATAGTCTCCATAGCGGAGAGAATGGAAACCATAAtacaaacaacacatcacagCACAAACGGGTTTAGGGAGTGacgggctgtcaggatagcgatGGGAGGCTGAGTATGAGTTTTTCCGGGCCGTCTTATAACGAGATAAATCATCCAGAAAATAATTACCGGTTACAATGGCATCCGAAGACTtcagaggataatgatttgcatcaaacagctggaggtaatggacggccatatcctcattcccttgacaaatacttagtactccacatgctaaggtggcataaccatcggccggtacaatacgactgagaatatcaatcccacgctggatatctttatcctcagccacaacccttagcccaatgtgttgaagaagcaacagccccaaccatttacgatgatcaaggttaacccatccccggcacacttttaatgcttccctgagttcaagtagcgttggacctgccccaccaggcacttCCAAAAGTCTAAAGAAAtatttgtgttcctcttcaagttcaaaccgttcagtaggcattgg is from Camelina sativa cultivar DH55 chromosome 20, Cs, whole genome shotgun sequence and encodes:
- the LOC104771301 gene encoding uncharacterized protein LOC104771301 isoform X1; this encodes MVRRREGLTLPISSSTPSLPEPDIRTVAPHKPKQRLSKQLSMRETPRDVAWEKRRRQMLKIQEKKQKGVSENDNDPSDLTDEDLRELKGSIELGFGFNEEAGQKLCNTLPALDLYFAVNRQLSPLPSPSSSRSSNGGDGSLSSASSSSIPCSPKTDSDSLKILCPGKQKFQGDNPQQVKQRLRHWAQAVACSLMQSH
- the LOC104771300 gene encoding receptor-like protein kinase ANXUR2, translated to MNEKTRILCSFLCFFYVLLVSPSQSNGQDFSLSCGASQPADDQDKKKWEPDTKFLKTPNTVHAQATYQDPSLLSTVPYMTARIFTAPATYEIPVKGDKRHLLRLHFYPSTYTGLNIADSYFSVVANDVSLLSNFSAAITCQALTQAYLVKEYSLAPSQKDVLSITFTPSDKHPKAFAFINGIEVVQMPELFDSAALVGFSDQTSDTKSANLQTMFRLNVGGQDIPGSQDSGGLTRTWYNDAPYIFSAGLGVTNQASNNFRIDYQKMPVSTAPADVYKTARSQGPNGDINMKSNLTWMFQIDTNFTYIMRLHFCEFQLSKINQKVFNIYINNKTAQADTNAADIIAWSGGKGIPTYKDYAIYVDANNGGGGGEEISLQMTPSTFGKPEYYDSQLNGLEIFKMDTMKNLAGPNPKPSPMQANEDVKKEFQGDKRIKAFVVGSAGGVAAVLLCALCFTMYQRKRKFPGSESHTSSWLPIYGNSHTSGTKSTISGKSNNGSHLSNLAAGLCRRFSLSEIKHGTQNFDESNVIGVGGFGKVYKGVIDGGTKVAIKKSNPNSEQGLNEFETEIELLSRLRHKHLVSLIGYCDDGGEMCLIYDYMSLGTLREHLYNTKRPQLTWKRRLEIAIGAARGLHYLHTGAKYTIIHRDVKTTNILVDENWVAKVSDFGLSKTGPNMNGGHVTTVVKGSFGYLDPEYFRRQQLTEKSDVYSFGVVLFEVLCARPALNPSLPKEQVSLGDWAMNCKRKGTLEDIIDPNLKGKINPECLKKFADTAEKCLSDSGLDRPTMGDVLWNLEFALQLQETADGPRHRTPSHGGGSEDLGRGGGGVAVNIDIEENDVADDLSSEENSGIFSQIVNPKGR
- the LOC104771301 gene encoding uncharacterized protein LOC104771301 isoform X2, encoding MVRRREGLTLPISSSTPSLPEPDIRTVAPHKPKQRLSKQLSMRETPRDVAWEKRRRQMLKIQEKKQKGVSENDNDPSDLTDEDLRELKGSIELGFGFNEEAGQKLCNTLPALDLYFAVNRQLSPLPSPSSSRSSNGGDGSLSSASSSSIPCSPKTDSDSLKILCPGDNPQQVKQRLRHWAQAVACSLMQSH